From a single Carassius gibelio isolate Cgi1373 ecotype wild population from Czech Republic chromosome A18, carGib1.2-hapl.c, whole genome shotgun sequence genomic region:
- the LOC127934418 gene encoding serine/threonine-protein kinase pim-2-like yields MFQRPCRVHPLTESQVCDLNTPPNPSSSTEEQHPHESTADAAEGNDQERKVMEKGKKKKKWWRLSSLFGAVKKHLKRSSNPVQGEEELQQEQEQSEGVKNQNQCKDRCSDDYTVRHNLVSDQLCEGGFDAEATRLKDDPELGSPQRLPEEKDLNILANRGPDSHGCDLNTPPNPSSSTEEQHPHESTADAAEGNDQERKVMEKEKKKKKWWRVASFYGAVKKHLKRSSNPVQGEEELKQEQEQQREKLFYLVTDFISSHYQLGDLLGEGGFGSVYEARRLEDDLKVAVKYVNKTETYRPSLYIPGYQQLVPLEIALTILANKGPRVPEIIQLLDWKDYNDHFVMILECPSPCETLEDFVGRQGGRLNESLARRVMMQVTKAANVCCQRQVFHRDIKPSNLLINNQTLEVKLIDFGCGDILRTTVYMSYSGTATYVPPEFHIKGKYHGKPATVWSLGVLLFKIVAGYYPSFLDLHMLKLHLWSKTGLSNECCRLLRALLQIKPKNRIQLEEILSHKWFTATT; encoded by the exons ATGTTTCAGCGACCTTGTCGAGTTCATCCGTTGACGGAGAGTCAGGTGTGTGATCTCAACACCCCCCCAAACCCCAGCAGCAGCACAGAGGAACAACATCCTCATGAGAGCACTGCTGATGCTGCTGAGGGAAACGACCAGGAGAGGAAGGTGATGGAGAaagggaagaagaaaaagaagtggtGGAGGTTGTCTTCTTTGTTTGGAGCTGTGAAGAAACATCTGAAGCGCAGCTCGAACCCAGTTCAGGGTGAAGAAGAGCTGCAGCAAGAGCAAGAGCAGAGTGAGGGAGTGAAGAACCAGAACCAGTGTAAAGACAGATGCAGTGATG ACTACACTGTCAGACACAACCTCGTGAGCGATCAGCTGTGTGAAGGTGGATTTGACGCTGAGGCGACACGTTTGAAGGATGACCCTGAA CTTGGATCTCCACAACGTCTTCCAGAGGAGAAGGACCTCAACATCCTGGCAAATAGAGGCCCAGACAGCCACGGGTGTGATCTCAACACCCCCCCAAACCCCAGCAGCAGCACAGAGGAACAACATCCTCATGAGAGCACTGCTGATGCTGCTGAGGGAAACGACCAGGAGAGGAAGGTGatggagaaagagaagaagaaaaagaagtggtGGAGGGTGGCCTCTTTCTACGGAGCTGTGAAGAAACATCTGAAGCGCAGCTCGAACCCAGTTCAGGGTGAAGAAGAGCTGAAGCAAGAGCAagagcagcagagagagaaa TTGTTTTATCTTGTAACAGACTTCATTTCCAGCCACTACCAGCTGGGTGATCTGCTGGGTGAAGGTGGATTTGGTTCTGTGTATGAGGCGAGACGTTTGGAGGATGACCTTAAA GTGGCGGTCAAATATGTTAATAAGACCGAAACCTACAGGCCAAGTTTATACATT CCTGGATATCAGCAACTCGTTCCACTGGAGATCGCCCTCACAATCCTGGCTAATAAAGGCCCCAGAGTGCCAGAGATCATCCAGCTGCTGGACTGGAAGGACTACAATGACCATTTCGTCATGATCCTTGAATGTCCCTCTCCTTGCGAGACTTTGGAAGACTTTGTGGGGCGTCAGGGTGGACGTCTCAACGAGAGCTTAGCACGGCGAGTCATGATGCAGGTGACTAAAGCTGCGAACGTGTGCTGCCAGCGCCAAGTGTTCCACCGTGACATCAAACCGAGCAACCTTCTCATCAACAACCAGACACTTGAAGTCAAACTAATTGACTTTGGGTGTGGGGACATTCTGAGGACAACTGTCTACATGTCATACTCTG GCACAGCAACATACGTCCCTCCTGAGTTTCACATAAAGGGAAAGTACCACGGCAAGCCTGCGACGGTTTGGTCACTGGGGGTTCTGTTATTTAAAATAGTGGCCGGATATTATCCAAGTTTCTTAGATCTGCACATGCTCAAACTGCATCTCTGGTCCAAAACTGGTCTGTCAAACG